Proteins encoded together in one Solanum lycopersicum chromosome 7, SLM_r2.1 window:
- the LOC101265148 gene encoding early nodulin-like protein 4 has translation MDSLSFVGFFFAFFLSFMCLSQGYTFYAGGKEGWVLNPSESYDHWARRNRFQVNDTIVFKYKKGYDSVYMVHDNDDYLKCNKTSPIHHLKDGHSKVIFTRNGPFYFIGGKDDNCEKGQKLLVVVMSPNHHKSSSPASSPVTIPTPPPESVSPAPAPAASAAIAVDVSPSSVLFGVFISLIAAAVFL, from the exons ATGGATTCTCTTTCGTTTGTTGGCTTTTTCTTTGCGTTCTTTCttagttttatgtgtttgtctCAAGGCTATACGTTTTATGCTGGTGGTAAAGAAGGTTGGGTTTTAAACCCGTCTGAATCTTATGACCATTGGGCCAGAAGAAATCGCTTTCAAGTCAATGACACTATAG tattTAAGTACAAGAAAGGGTATGATTCAGTTTATATGGTCCATGACAATGATGACTATTTAAAATGTAACAAAACAAGCCCAATCCATCATTTAAAAGATGGCCATTCTAAAGTGATATTTACAAGAAATGGCCCATTTTATTTCATCGGCGGAAAAGACGATAACTGTGAGAAAGGTCAGAAGCTTCTAGTAGTTGTCATGTCGCCGAATCACCACAAATCTTCATCTCCCGCGAGTTCTCCGGTGACAATCCCGACTCCTCCACCGGAATCTGTTTCTCCAGCTCCGGCGCCGGCGGCGTCCGCGGCGATTGCAGTGGATGTGAGCCCATCAAGTGTTCTGTTTGGAGTTTTTATCAGTTTAATTGCGGCAGCTGTTTTTctgtaa
- the LOC101246264 gene encoding wax ester synthase/diacylglycerol acyltransferase 4, with protein sequence MEEEIFEPASPSSQYLNSSNLSLSVIAVLESKVPIEYEDSLPINLLKDVFVPINPRFSSIMVTGKKGTKKWKRVEVNYQDHIKTPIFPTQKPIEFYDECFSTYISNLATEKFSQNRPLWEIHVFKYPTSDAAGNIVFKLHHSLGDGYSLMGALLSCLQRVDNPSLPLTFPSRQKSNLNNSNKAKGYINNFKIVPRFFKGIVNTLYDFGWSTLKSTLIEDDRTAIHSGDDGVEFRSPVLVTKTFSLDRLKQIKANLNVTINAGIVIYGTRLYMEEVNKETCNGKCSALVLFNTRALGGSYKSVSDMIRPNSDMPWGNHFTFLPISLPKLTNNKSNNPLYFIQKAHRIIERKRNSASIWLTGKLLDLLRKLRGTEATARFIHGTLRNTSMALTNMIGPVEEMALANHPVKGLYFVVTGAPQSCSVTIVSYVDKLRIAIVVEKDFIDPNKLKSCIEYAYESIFKAAINSSKVEK encoded by the exons ATGGAAGAAGAAATATTTGAGCCAGCAAGTCCAAGTTCACAATATTTAAATAGCTCCAATTTATCACTCTCAGTAATTGCTGTATTGGAATCAAAAGTTCCAATTGAATATGAAGATTCACTTCCAATAAATTTACTCAAAGATGTATTTGTGCCTATAAATCCAAGATTTTCCTCAATTATG GTAACGGgcaaaaaaggaacaaaaaaatGGAAGCGAGTAGAAGTGAACTATCAAGACCATATTAAAACACCAATATTTCCAACTCAAAAACCAATCGAGTTCTACGACGAATGCTTCTCCACTTATATATCAAACTTAGCAACGGAAAAATTCTCGCAAAATCGACCACTATGGGAAATTCACGTATTTAAATATCCAACGAGCGATGCAGCGGGAAATATAGTTTTCAAACTTCATCATTCACTAGGAGATGGTTATTCATTAATGGGTGCACTTCTTTCATGTTTACAACGAGTCGATAATCCTTCACTTCCTCTCACATTTCCTTCCCGCCAAAAATCGAATTTAAATAATTCGAATAAAGCCAAAGggtatattaataattttaaaatcgtACCTCGATTTTTTAAAGGGATTGTGAATACATTGTATGATTTTGGATGGAGTACTTTGAAGAGCACTTTGATTGAAGATGATCGGACGGCGATTCATTCCGGTGATGACGGAGTTGAGTTCCGATCGCCTGTCTTGGTTACCAAGACATTTTCGCTCGATAGACTCAAGCAAATTAAGGCCAATTTAAACGTG acaATAAATGCAGGGATAGTGATATATGGAACAAGATTATACATGGAAGAAGTAAATAAAGAGACATGCAATGGAAAATGTAGTGCATTGGTTTTATTCAACACAAGGGCACTTGGTGGAAGTTATAAATCAGTTAGTGATATGATAAGACCTAATTCTGATATGCCATGGGGAAATCATTTCACATTTTTGCCTATATCATTAccaaaattaactaataataaaagtaataatcctctttattttattcaaaaagcTCATAGAATTATAGAAAGGAAAAGGAATTCTGCATCTATTTGGCTTACTGGTAAATTGCTTGATTTATTGAGGAAGCTAAGAGGTACTGAG GCGACAGCTCGATTTATTCATGGGACATTGAGGAACACAAGCATGGCATTAACAAATATGATAGGGCCAGTGGAAGAGATGGCTTTGGCTAATCATCCTGTTAAAGGATTATATTTTGTTGTCACTGGTGCTCCACAG AGTTGCTCAGTGACAATAGTGAGTTATGTGGATAAGCTAAGAATTGCAATAGTTGTGGAGAAAGATTTTATTGATCCAAATAAGCTCAAATCTTGTATTGAGTATGCATATGAATCCATTTTCAAGGCTGCAATCAACTCTTCTAAAGTGGAAAAGTAG
- the LOC101245965 gene encoding uncharacterized protein translates to MAAKNSDEPEGLYELTFGFTDEGIEFQSCENSLKSNISYNSEEILMEEEEEENVNDSEENKAFWASQEELLKTTLCRTTSFESKVRKATKEALKELKFTSFKCSCRKMVSDGCRKCMQREISDRLTNEGYNCFICKSKWKSTPEIPSGEYTYIEVMTNASSKKGEMKVIIELNFRGEFEMARVNEGYNRLVEKLPEVYVGKIERLRNLIKILCCASKKCMKEKKMHMAPWRKHKYMQAKYLGSPEIKSETIFPVNYLRRLPRPSGSMLTFDLLDSLTPAIKVI, encoded by the exons ATGGCTGCAAAGAATTCAGATGAACCCGAAGGCCTGTATGAGTTGACTTTTGGGTTCACAGACGAAGGGATCGAGTTTCAATCATgtgaaaattcattaaaatcGAATATTAGTTATAATAGCGAAGAAATACTGAtggaagaggaggaggaggaaaatGTTAACGATAGCGAAGAAAATAAAGCATTTTGGGCATCACAAGAAGAGCTTCTTAAG acAACATTGTGTAGGACAACTTCTTTTGAGTCAAAAGTTAGAAAAGCAACAAAAGAGGCTTTAAAAGAATTGAAATTCACAAGTTTCAAATGTAGCTGCCGGAAAATGGTATCCGATGGTTGCCGGAAATGTATGCAAAGAGAAATCTCCGATCGACTTACAAACGAAGGTTATAATTGCTTCATTTGCAAGTCGAAGTGGAAAAGCACACCCGAAATACCTTCAG GTGAATATACATACATTGAAGTGATGACAAACGCAAGTTCAAAAAAAGGTGAAATGAAGGTGATTATAGAATTAAATTTTCGAGGGGAATTCGAAATGGCACGTGTTAACGAAGGGTATAATCGTCTAGTTGAAAAATTGCCGGAAGTATACGTCGGAAAAATCGAAAGGCttagaaatttaataaaaatattatgttgtgCTTCTAAAAAATgcatgaaggaaaaaaaaatgcatatgGCTCCATGGAGGAAGCACAAATACATGCAAGCCAAATATCTAGGCTCGCCGGAAATTAAGTCGGAGACAATTTTTCCGGTGAATTATCTCCGGCGGTTGCCAAGGCCAAGTGGTTCAATGCTCACTTTTGATTTGCTTGATAGCTTGACCCCGGCGATCAAAGTTATTTGA
- the LOC101245672 gene encoding probable serine/threonine-protein kinase At1g54610, producing MGGVCGKPSSPVQNRRDRQKRSEFTKGTTVASRPLRAVSSKREESFRVKDKLVTGDVKLGLVDRKSNGSRKVRDDHYEQIKEKLGLIVNGCPVNGVVPKALEGELIAAGWPSWLSSVAGEAINGWLPRKVDTFEKLDKIGQGTYSSVYKARDLINNKLVALKRVRFDNMDIESVKFMAREIVILRKLDHPNIIKLEGLVASRSSCSLYLVFEYMEHDLTGLASLPDNRFTEPQMKCYMHQLLSGLDHCHSRGVLHRDIKGSNLLIDNNGILKIADFGLATFFDPHQSVPLTSRVVTLWYRPPELLLGASHYGVAVDLWSTGCILGELYAGKPIMPGRTEVEQLHKIFKLCGSPSENYWRKEKLHHSTAFKPLHPYRRRLGETFKDFPPSAVRLMDTLLSIDPELRGTAVSALESEFFTTKPLPCDPSSLPKYPPSKEIDAKLRDEEARRQGAAGVKNHFDEGHMRGSKEPRAVPAPDANAELARSIQRRQSSSNPKSRSEHFYPSKEAHCGFPIDQHKALQPSKEKGGNHLENHSERISHSGPLAPGFGWAKSGKKYDHDISVGSNRADLSKFSTLVASRSVITGDARDRFVASQLESGRQVERPVQLLDEHPRKQDWKRQMQNHASSRQLDNGRASIKEQHLRGHAHGHKGNSIHFSGPLLVQPNKVDQMLKEHDRRIQEAARRARLEKARAGKGQAQVMPRTTNSFYVTSLGSR from the exons ATGGGTGGTGTTTGTGGAAAACCTTCCTCGCCCGTGCAGAATAGGCGGGATAGACAGAAGAGGAGTGAATTTACTAAAGGGACAACTGTGGCATCACGCCCACTACGAGCTGTTTCTTCAAAGAGAGAGGAAAGTTTCAGGGTGAAAGACAAGTTGGTAACTGGTGATGTGAAGCTTGGTTTGGTAGATAGGAAGTCTAATGGATCAAGAAAGGTCCGGGATGATCATTATGAGCAGATAAAGGAAAAGCTTGGACTCATTGTGAATGGTTGTCCTGTAAACGGAGTCGTCCCAAAAGCCTTGGAAGGGGAGCTGATTGCTGCAGGATGGCCTTCTTGGCTAAGTTCAGTGGCTGGTGAAGCTATTAATGGATGGCTTCCTCGCAAGGTTGATACTTTCGAGAAATTAGACAAG ATTGGCCAAGGGACTTATAGTAGTGTATACAAGGCTCGTGACCTAATTAACAATAAACTAGTTGCACTCAAAAGAGTGCGGTTTGATAATATGGATATTGAAAGTGTCAAATTTATGGCAAGGGAGATAGTCATTTTGCGTAAGCTTGATCATCCGAATATTATCAAATTGGAAGGCTTGGTTGCATCACGATCATCTTGCAGTTTGTACCTAGTTTTTGAGTACATGGAACATGATCTCACTGGATTGGCATCTCTTCCTGATAACAGATTTACCGAACCACAG atGAAATGCTATATGCATCAACTTCTTAGTGGACTTGATCATTGCCATAGTCGGGGTGTTTTGCATAGGGACATTAAAGGTTCAAATCTTCTGATCGACAATAACGGTATCTTGAAGATTGCAGATTTTGGCTTAGCAACCTTTTTCGATCCACACCAAAGTGTTCCTTTGACAAGCCGTGTTGTGACTCTTTGGTATCGACCACCCGAGCTCTTACTTGGAGCAAGTCACTACGGAGTCGCTGTAGATTTGTGGAGTACTGGCTGCATACTTGGAGAATTATATGCTGGCAAACCCATTATGCCTGGAAGAACAGAG GTGGAACAGCTGCATAAGATATTTAAGCTTTGTGGTTCACCATCAGAGAATTAttggagaaaagaaaaattacatcATTCAACAGCATTTAAACCATTACATCCTTACAGACGGCGTCTTGGGGAAACATTTAAGGATTTTCCTCCATCTGCTGTGAGGTTGATGGACACATTACTTTCTATAGATCCTGAACTTAGGGGAACAGCTGTCAGTGCTCTGGAGAGTGAG TTCTTCACCACAAAGCCATTGCCTTGTGATCCTTCAAGTTTGCCAAAGTACCCTCCCAGCAAGGAAATTGATGCAAAACTGCGGGATGAAGAAGCTCGACG ACAAGGAGCTGCAGGAGTGAAGAACCATTTTGATGAAGGGCATATGAGAGGATCAAAAGAACCTCGAGCAGTTCCAGCACCTGATGCTAATGCCGAGTTGGCGAGGTCAATTCAG AGGAGGCAGAGCAGTTCAAATCCTAAGAGCCGATCTGAGCACTTCTATCCCTCTAAAGAAGCTCATTGCGGTTTTCCAATTGATCAACATAAAGCATTACAACCAAGCAAAGAAAAAGGCGGAAATCACTTGGAGAATCATTCAGAGCGAATTTCTCATTCAGGACCTCTAGCTCCAGGATTTGGGTGGGCAAAATCCGGGAAGAAATATGATCATGATATTTCTGTTGGTTCCAATAGAGCCGACTTATCCAAGTTTTCTACTTTAGTAGCATCTAGGTCAGTTATCACTGGTGATGCTCGAGATCGATTTGTTGCTTCACAGCTAGAATCTGGCCGTCAAGTAGAAAGACCAGTACAATTGCTTGACGAACATCCAAGGAAGCAGGATTGGAAGCGTCAGATGCAAAACCATGCTAGTTCTCGTCAACTTGACAATGGAAGGGCTAGTATTAAAGAACAACATCTG CGTGGCCATGCCCATGGTCACAAGGGAAACTCAATCCATTTCTCAGGTCCACTACTTGTTCAACCAAACAAAGTGGATCAAATGCTTAAAGAGCACGATCGTCGTATCCAGGAAGCTGCACGACGAGCAAGGCTCGAGAAGGCAAGAGCAGGCAAAGGCCAAGCTCAAGTGATGCCAAGAACAACCAATTCTTTTTACGTTACTAGTCTGGGATCGCGGTAG